The genomic window TGCGCCTGGAATTGGGTCAGTAGCCAGTGCTGGTTGCGTACCTTGGTAGAGCCAGCGATAAATCCCCCAGGTTTGGTGGACACGTTTCACGTATTTTCGAGTTTCCTTGATGGTGAGCTCCTCGGCAAAGATATCGAAGGCGTCACCAGCGTGGCGTTTCCACCAAGTGTTGGCGGTGCGAAGCGCGGCATTGTAACCGCAGAGCGCTAAGCCTGTACTGCCTTTAAACCGGCTGATGAGTGAGGCCATAAAGGCTCCGCCCAGCCTTGCATTCAATGCCGGGTCGAACAGCTCGCTCGCTCGTTTTATTTTGATTTCAGGCGTAAGCAGCTTCCCTGCCCCTTGAGCGGTTGAGAGTAGAAGCTGGGTTAACCCGTAGGCACCGGCCCAGCTAACGACGCTGGCATCAAACGCACTTTCCTCTCGGGCCAGGGCCTGGAGAAAGAGCGGCGGGATTCCGTGTTCATCTTCTGCTGCTGCAATCTCTTTGCTGTATGCCATGGGGTAAGCGGCAAAGAAGATGTCTGCTTCTTGATGCGTGGGTATCTTTTGAAGCTGGGCTGCAAATGTAGAACGCACTTGCCAATGGGCTTCTTGTTCAAAGCCTGCACGGTTTAAGAGCAGCGCTAAGAGAAGGTCTGCTTGCATAGGCTCACAATCGGCGCCTTCTGTGGGGCCAAGCCCTTTGGTGGAGCGCCTTAAGTAGAGTCCTGCATCTCGGCGAAACCCGCTCCTTAAAAGCTTGAGTCCATTTTGAAAATAGATGTCTTTGGCGAGCTCACCCGTACAGATTGTGGTTGTTTCTTTCGCCGCAGGTGCCGTGAGGTGCGCTTCTAGCCACGCAAGCCTCGGTGCATCCACTTCCCGAAGTCTCGTCAGCGCAAGTTGAGCGTAATAGTGAAGGGGCGCTTCATCCAGAACCCGTTCGAATTGTTTGGCCGCCCTGGCCTTTTCGCCCTGGTCTAAGCTGATACGCGCCAACCAATAAAATGCGCG from Deltaproteobacteria bacterium includes these protein-coding regions:
- a CDS encoding lytic transglycosylase domain-containing protein, which produces HSMVDDLFFWAGDLYQRRKRFDEAHAYYKRIQDLPIAGDHCGEATWRRAWIYYRNDLPLEAQRVLSQSIQQTSCTSKTEDRARAFYWLARISLDQGEKARAAKQFERVLDEAPLHYYAQLALTRLREVDAPRLAWLEAHLTAPAAKETTTICTGELAKDIYFQNGLKLLRSGFRRDAGLYLRRSTKGLGPTEGADCEPMQADLLLALLLNRAGFEQEAHWQVRSTFAAQLQKIPTHQEADIFFAAYPMAYSKEIAAAEDEHGIPPLFLQALAREESAFDASVVSWAGAYGLTQLLLSTAQGAGKLLTPEIKIKRASELFDPALNARLGGAFMASLISRFKGSTGLALCGYNAALRTANTWWKRHAGDAFDIFAEELTIKETRKYVKRVHQTWGIYRWLYQGTQPALATDPIPGATQTAQR